From Gimesia panareensis, the proteins below share one genomic window:
- the istA gene encoding IS21 family transposase: protein MELWGEIRRRVLTGEISQRAARDEYGIHWDTLQKILTYSEPPGYRLTKPRPSKLEPFLPIIHEILQNDRSVHRKQRHTGKRIFERLRDEHGYSGGITIVREAIRDWKAQSREVFLPLRHPPGEAQVDFGFADVWLDGTLTKVALFVMTLPYSDAIFIQAFPRECTEAFLEGHKRAFEFLGGVPQRISYDNSKIAVASLVGNRERKVTTEFLRLKSHFLFDDHFCLVRRPNEKGHVERLLDYARSNFLVPVPRVASLETLNEQLVQCCRNDLQRQLRGQASPKQSLLAEEQREFLRPLPQQTFEACRLGQAHADSLSLVRFDTNSYSVPTKYAHRQITIVATITEVRLLFEETLIARHQRDWGREQTRFNPIHYLSLLERKPGGFDHARPLEDWDLPVCLGILRRRLEAELQSDGTREFIKVLRLLEHHPLSALKRAVEYALDIDATRASAIRLILEYQQESPLTLFSLEGRPHLKLVQVAQTDVSAYQSLLIGG, encoded by the coding sequence ATGGAGTTATGGGGTGAGATCCGTCGGCGTGTTCTGACCGGAGAAATCAGTCAACGTGCTGCTCGTGACGAGTACGGTATTCACTGGGACACGCTGCAAAAAATACTGACCTACTCGGAGCCGCCGGGATACCGGCTGACTAAGCCCCGGCCTTCCAAGCTGGAGCCGTTTCTGCCGATCATTCATGAGATTCTGCAGAACGACCGCAGCGTGCATCGCAAACAGCGCCATACGGGGAAGCGCATCTTCGAACGTCTGCGGGACGAACACGGGTATTCCGGTGGAATCACGATCGTCCGGGAAGCCATCCGTGACTGGAAAGCCCAGTCCCGCGAGGTTTTCCTGCCGCTCCGCCATCCCCCGGGCGAAGCCCAGGTGGACTTCGGCTTTGCCGATGTCTGGCTGGACGGAACACTGACCAAAGTCGCCCTGTTTGTGATGACGTTACCTTATTCGGACGCGATTTTTATCCAGGCCTTTCCCCGGGAATGTACGGAAGCCTTTCTGGAAGGACACAAGCGGGCCTTTGAATTTCTGGGCGGTGTACCGCAGCGGATCAGCTATGACAACTCGAAAATCGCAGTAGCCAGTCTGGTAGGGAACCGTGAGCGAAAAGTAACGACCGAGTTCCTGCGTCTGAAAAGCCACTTTCTGTTTGACGATCATTTCTGTCTGGTACGACGACCGAATGAGAAAGGCCATGTCGAGCGGTTGCTGGACTATGCCCGCAGCAACTTCCTGGTCCCCGTTCCCCGGGTTGCTTCCCTGGAGACTCTGAACGAGCAGTTAGTGCAATGCTGCCGGAACGATCTGCAGCGTCAGTTGCGGGGACAGGCTTCCCCCAAACAGAGCCTGCTGGCGGAAGAACAACGGGAATTCCTGCGGCCCCTGCCACAGCAGACGTTCGAAGCCTGCCGACTGGGACAGGCACACGCCGACTCCCTGTCGCTGGTCCGCTTTGATACCAACAGTTACTCGGTTCCCACAAAATACGCGCATCGTCAGATCACTATCGTGGCCACCATCACCGAAGTGCGGCTGTTGTTTGAAGAGACGTTAATCGCCCGGCACCAGCGGGACTGGGGACGGGAACAGACCCGTTTTAACCCGATTCATTACCTGAGTTTACTGGAACGGAAGCCGGGAGGCTTTGATCATGCCCGCCCCCTGGAAGACTGGGATCTGCCGGTCTGTCTGGGCATTCTCCGCCGTCGGCTGGAAGCCGAACTGCAGTCAGACGGCACGCGGGAGTTCATCAAGGTGCTGCGCCTGCTGGAACACCATCCGTTATCCGCACTGAAGCGTGCGGTGGAATACGCGCTGGACATTGATGCGACCCGCGCTTCTGCCATTCGCCTGATTCTGGAATACCAGCAGGAGTCACCGCTGACTCTGTTCAGCCTGGAAGGCCGTCCCCACCTGAAGCTGGTACAGGTGGCACAGACGGATGTTTCTGCTTACCAGTCCCTGTTAATCGGAGGTTAA
- a CDS encoding transposase — translation MGDAKNDDLRVGFDSRLKLKFCGSKVTSDAGLLAYRELDEALGLTEIGADLLTDLRLGSNKQHLFVPLLRQSIYCRLAGYEDVNDAERLCVDPAMRHVVGGRASQPEKQAASSSEVGRFETETLSQRYNLTALMNLSGQWIDQVHRRRPLKELSFSARSLRSPRSSAEG, via the coding sequence ATGGGTGACGCGAAAAACGACGATTTGCGGGTCGGTTTTGACAGCCGGTTGAAGCTGAAATTCTGCGGCAGCAAGGTCACCAGTGATGCCGGACTGCTGGCCTACCGCGAACTCGACGAAGCGTTGGGACTCACTGAAATCGGCGCAGACCTGCTGACCGATTTACGCCTGGGCAGCAACAAGCAGCACTTGTTCGTGCCGCTATTGCGGCAATCGATTTACTGCCGTTTGGCCGGTTATGAAGATGTCAACGACGCCGAGCGTTTGTGCGTCGACCCCGCCATGAGACACGTGGTTGGTGGAAGAGCCAGCCAACCGGAGAAGCAAGCGGCGTCGAGTAGCGAGGTCGGCCGATTCGAGACCGAGACGCTCAGCCAGCGGTATAACCTGACGGCGCTAATGAACTTGTCGGGCCAGTGGATCGATCAGGTGCATCGGCGACGACCGCTGAAAGAACTCAGCTTCAGTGCGCGTTCACTCCGTTCGCCGCGTTCCAGTGCAGAGGGATAA
- a CDS encoding transposase, protein MPREVRHWSLTTLREKLVKIGAKVTRHSKYITFQLSEVAVLRRLFAAILDRIERLALPPPLDE, encoded by the coding sequence CTGCCCAGGGAAGTCCGACACTGGTCGCTGACGACGCTGCGGGAGAAGCTCGTGAAGATAGGGGCCAAGGTGACGCGGCACTCCAAGTACATCACGTTCCAACTCTCCGAGGTGGCCGTGCTACGGCGGTTGTTCGCGGCCATTCTCGACCGTATTGAACGACTGGCACTGCCGCCACCGCTGGACGAGTGA
- a CDS encoding SulP family inorganic anion transporter produces MLQNDPNQSKFNFLSYLNDFNPWDNIKIMHTNVPNDILAGITVAVIAMPLALAFGVASGLGAEAGMWAAICGGILVGLFGGSTTGVSGPTGPKVVQLAAIIAATKLASGQPDVVFAMSMVFLSGLICIVLALMKIGRFIYYTPYSVVSGFMCGIGVIIMLLEIPPMLGFATPNSVMGAIKQIPYDIMHEKPHALIISLATFATILLWPRLTKKQWLPAPLMGLIVGTSLAHLLQFRDIEYIASMPVGVPHLYWPDFSRFGDMIGGAFALAGLCIFDSLLTCLVADNMMNERHNSDREIFGQGIANLGCGIVGGVTTATATMRTVANIKCGGKTGLASIVHGLVLLALMLGLAPYASYIPMACLAGILLKVGIDIIDYRVLPVLHRMPFMDSICFWAVLILTISVDLLVAMGVGITIAFVRIVQELGQAYEQNVVSLTEIDRPLPADVSIPEELKEKVLKLRLEGPLFFGVSDTIYRTSSALVDYKYLIIRMARVPMVDMSGAYLLDDIIDKAHKQGAIVFFTGLRPQVERTLSRLLIIEKVTKENCLATFNDAILHIEEIEKDQRQ; encoded by the coding sequence ATGTTACAAAATGATCCGAATCAGTCTAAGTTTAATTTTCTAAGCTATCTCAATGATTTTAATCCCTGGGACAACATCAAAATCATGCACACCAATGTCCCCAACGATATTCTGGCGGGGATTACGGTGGCCGTCATCGCAATGCCGCTGGCCCTGGCCTTTGGTGTGGCATCAGGCCTGGGGGCCGAAGCCGGAATGTGGGCCGCGATCTGTGGCGGTATCCTGGTGGGGCTGTTTGGTGGTTCCACGACCGGTGTGAGCGGTCCGACAGGGCCTAAGGTGGTTCAGCTGGCCGCGATCATCGCGGCGACGAAACTGGCCAGCGGCCAGCCCGATGTGGTGTTTGCGATGTCGATGGTCTTTCTGAGCGGTCTGATCTGTATCGTGCTGGCGCTGATGAAAATCGGGCGGTTTATCTATTACACCCCCTATTCCGTGGTCTCCGGTTTCATGTGCGGGATCGGCGTGATCATCATGTTGCTCGAGATTCCGCCCATGCTCGGATTTGCCACGCCGAACTCGGTGATGGGAGCGATCAAGCAGATTCCGTATGACATCATGCATGAAAAGCCGCATGCTTTGATTATTTCACTGGCCACATTTGCGACGATTCTCCTCTGGCCCCGGCTGACGAAGAAGCAATGGTTACCGGCCCCGCTGATGGGACTGATTGTCGGAACCAGCCTGGCCCATCTGCTGCAGTTCCGGGACATTGAATATATCGCTTCCATGCCGGTGGGAGTGCCGCACCTGTACTGGCCCGATTTTTCCCGCTTCGGTGATATGATCGGCGGTGCCTTTGCGCTGGCCGGGCTCTGTATCTTTGATTCACTGCTGACCTGTCTGGTGGCGGACAATATGATGAACGAACGACACAACAGTGACCGGGAAATCTTTGGTCAGGGCATTGCGAACTTGGGCTGCGGAATTGTCGGGGGCGTGACTACGGCGACTGCCACCATGCGGACCGTCGCGAATATCAAGTGCGGCGGTAAAACGGGCCTGGCTTCGATTGTGCATGGGCTGGTCCTGCTGGCACTGATGCTCGGACTGGCACCTTATGCCAGTTACATTCCCATGGCCTGCCTGGCAGGGATTCTGCTGAAAGTCGGCATTGATATTATCGACTACCGCGTGCTGCCGGTGCTGCACCGGATGCCGTTCATGGATTCGATCTGCTTCTGGGCCGTGTTGATTCTGACGATTTCGGTCGACCTGCTGGTGGCGATGGGCGTGGGGATTACAATCGCCTTCGTGCGGATCGTGCAGGAACTGGGGCAGGCTTATGAACAGAACGTGGTCAGTCTGACTGAAATTGACCGCCCGCTGCCGGCCGATGTGAGTATCCCGGAGGAACTCAAGGAAAAAGTTCTCAAATTACGACTGGAAGGTCCGCTGTTCTTTGGTGTTTCTGATACAATCTATCGCACTTCTTCAGCCCTGGTTGACTACAAGTATCTGATTATTCGTATGGCCCGCGTTCCGATGGTCGATATGTCGGGCGCTTATTTACTGGATGATATTATCGATAAAGCGCATAAACAGGGGGCCATTGTGTTCTTCACCGGTTTAAGACCACAGGTCGAACGCACACTGTCCCGATTACTGATTATCGAAAAAGTAACCAAAGAAAACTGCCTGGCAACCTTCAACGATGCGATCCTTCACATAGAGGAAATCGAGAAGGACCAGCGTCAATGA
- a CDS encoding IS3 family transposase (programmed frameshift) has protein sequence MSRNSKSSASKPKISRRVYSREFKLDAVRLVSQEGYSLAAAARSLGVHVSQIRKWKEKFMPQGKESSSLTEDEKAELKRLRAENRRLKMERDIFKKSHRFFCEGKSMRFAFIEEHEQSFEVTTMCQTFQVSRSGYYAWKRRKPGTRQLRQQKLTEEIRAIHQENQQVYGSPRIHQELQERGRKCSVNTVAKWMREAEIRAKTTKKFCVTTDSNHHLRVVGNLLNQQFDSPTQTNQIWVSDITYLWTDEGWLYLAAVLDLYTRKVVGWSMSKTMTADLVSDALKMAIGRQHPGEGLLIHSDRGSQYASDAYQRLLREHGIKCSMSRKGNCWDNAPMESFFATLKKELVYQERYTTRQRARLSVFVYIETFYNRKRKHSALGYKSPEQFEQAT, from the exons ATGTCCAGAAATTCAAAATCATCGGCATCTAAACCTAAGATATCACGACGCGTTTATTCCAGGGAATTCAAACTGGATGCAGTGCGTCTGGTGTCTCAAGAGGGCTATTCACTCGCTGCAGCTGCCCGGAGCCTGGGAGTCCACGTCAGCCAGATTCGTAAATGGAAAGAGAAATTCATGCCCCAAGGCAAAGAATCGTCTTCGTTGACAGAAGATGAAAAAGCAGAACTGAAGCGGCTACGTGCAGAGAATCGTCGTCTTAAAATGGAACGGGATATTT TTAAAAAAAGCCACCGTTTTTTTTGCGAAGGAAAATCAATGAGGTTTGCCTTTATCGAAGAACACGAGCAGTCCTTTGAGGTCACTACCATGTGCCAGACCTTCCAGGTTTCACGGAGCGGTTATTATGCCTGGAAACGACGCAAGCCGGGTACCCGTCAACTTCGTCAGCAGAAGCTGACTGAGGAAATCCGTGCGATCCATCAGGAGAACCAACAGGTTTACGGCTCACCACGGATTCATCAGGAACTCCAGGAGCGTGGCCGCAAATGTAGTGTGAATACCGTGGCAAAATGGATGCGAGAAGCAGAAATACGTGCCAAAACGACGAAGAAGTTCTGTGTCACAACGGATTCGAATCACCATTTGCGGGTGGTTGGGAATCTATTGAATCAGCAGTTCGACTCTCCCACGCAAACCAACCAGATCTGGGTGAGTGATATCACGTATTTGTGGACTGATGAGGGCTGGTTGTATTTGGCTGCCGTGCTCGACTTATATACCCGAAAGGTTGTGGGCTGGTCGATGTCAAAGACCATGACAGCAGATCTGGTATCTGATGCCTTGAAGATGGCCATCGGCCGGCAGCATCCCGGGGAGGGATTACTGATTCATTCTGATCGCGGGAGTCAGTATGCCAGTGATGCGTATCAACGGCTGTTAAGAGAACACGGGATTAAATGCAGCATGAGTCGGAAGGGGAACTGCTGGGACAATGCCCCCATGGAATCCTTCTTCGCAACGCTGAAAAAGGAACTGGTCTATCAAGAGCGGTACACAACCCGTCAGAGGGCGCGTTTGAGCGTCTTTGTCTACATCGAAACGTTTTATAATCGCAAGCGAAAACATTCGGCCCTGGGCTATAAAAGCCCCGAACAGTTTGAACAGGCCACCTAA